A part of Caretta caretta isolate rCarCar2 chromosome 1, rCarCar1.hap1, whole genome shotgun sequence genomic DNA contains:
- the RIPK4 gene encoding receptor-interacting serine/threonine-protein kinase 4 gives MEKESSSHWEMGLLKTFDSSEFVSWEKIGSGGFGQVYKVRHIHWKTWLAIKCSPSLHVDEKERMELLEEAKKMEMAKFRYILPVYGICKEPVGLVMEYMETGSLEKLLASEPLPWELRFRIIHETAVGMNFLHCMSPPLLHLDLKPANILLDAHYHVKISDFGLAKCNGLSHSHDLSIDGLCGTIAYLPPERIREKNRYFDTKHDVYSFSIVIWGVLTQKKPFAAENNILHIMVKVVKGHRPELPAISKSRPRSCNNLIKLMQKCWQDDPSERPTFQEITSETEDLCEKPEDETKEMIAQDLTTKRSQEPHSEGMPVLSQPKRESTPVSAKDYSLSELLSQLDSGISQTMEGPEELSRSSSESKLASSDKRLSGVSSVDSAFSSRGSLSLSFERENSGSDIGTTDIQKRKLAEAIISGDTNKLMKILQPQDVDLVLDGSSSLLHLAVEAGQEECVKWLLLYNANPNLTNKKGSTPLHVAIEKKMKSIVELILARKINVNAKDEDQWTALHFAAQNGDEFSTRMLLDKNASLNEVDFEGRAPIHIACQHGQEHIVRILLRRGVNVDIKGKDGWVPLHYAAWQGHLSIVKLLAKQPGVNVNAQTVDGRTPLHLAAQRGHYRVARILIELQSDVNIRNVLLQTALHIAAETGHTSTSRLLLNRGAEIEVATAEGYTALHLAARNGHLATTKLLLDEMANVLARGPLNRTALHLAAENGHAEVVEELVNSENVNDSDEEGLTTLHLAARGGHAKTVEILLKHGALADLQSLKFQTPLQLAKQSGNSSVVMLLSET, from the exons AGAGCGTATGGAGCTATTGGAAGAAGCCAAGAAGATGGAAATGGCAAAGTTTCGTTACATTCTTCCTGTGTATGGCATCTGTAAAGAACCTGTTGGCTTGGTCATGGAATACATGGAGACAGGATCACTGGAAAAGCTCCTGGCCTCAGAACCGCTGCCGTGGGAGCTACGCTTCCGAATTATCCATGAGACAGCTGTGGGTATGAACTTCCTGCACTGCATGTCCCCGCCACTACTCCACCTGGACCTCAAGCCTGCCAACATCCTGCTGGATGCTCATTATCATGTGAAG ATTTCTGATTTTGGATTAGCAAAGTGCAATGGACTTTCACATTCCCATGATCTCAGCATAGATGGTCTGTGTGGTACTATTGCATATCTGCCTCCAGAACGTATAAGAGAGAAGAACCGATACTTTGACACTAAGCATGATGTGTACAG TTTTTCTATAGTGATTTGGGGAGTCCTCACACAGAAAAAGCCGTTTGCAG CGGAAAACAACATTTTGCATATTATGGTAAAAGTGGTTAAAGGCCACCGCCCAGAGCTACCTGCCATATCCAAATCCAGACCTCGCTCGTGTAATAACTTAATCAAACTGATGCAAAAGTGCTGGCAAGACGATCCTAGTGAACGGCCAACGTTTCAAG AAATCACCTCAGAAACAGAGGACCTCTGTGAAAAACCAGAAGATGAAACAAAGGAAATGATCGCTCAGGACCTGACCACCAAAAGATCTCAGGAACCACATTCAGAG GGAATGCCTGTGTTATCCCAGCCAAAACGTGAGTCCACTCCAGTATCTGCTAAGGATTATAGCCTCTCTGAGTTGTTGTCCCAGCTGGATTCAGGGATCTCACAGACGATGGAAGGCCCTGAAGAACTCAGTCGTAGCTCTTCTGAGTCCAAACTTGCTTCCAGTGACAAGAGGCTTTCAGGGGTTTCATCTGTGGATTCAGCCTTTTCCTCTAGAGGTTCTCTGTCACTGTCCTTTGAGAGAGAGAACTCTGGAAGTG ATATTGGCACAACCGATATTCAGAAGAGAAAACTGGCTGAGGCAATTATATCTGGAGACACGAACAAATTGATGAAGATTCTCCAGCCCCAGGATGTTGATCTTGTCTTAGATGGAAGCTCCAGTCTTTTACACTTGGCTGTTGAAGCAGGTCAAGAAGAATGTGTCAAGTGGCTCCTTCTGTATAATGCCAACCCCAACCTGACCAACAAGAAAGGGTCCACTCCTCTCCATGTGGCCatagagaagaaaatgaaaagcattGTGGAGCTTATTCTGGCACGGAAAATCAATGTGAATGCCAAAGACGAGGATCAGTGGACTGCACTTCACTTTGCTGCACAGAATGGGGATGAGTTCAGTACCCGAATGCTGCTTGATAAGAATGCATCACTGAACGAAGTTGATTTTGAAGGAAGAGCCCCCATACACATAGCCTGCCAGCATGGACAAGAGCACATAGTGCGGATACTGTTGAGAAGAGGTGTCAACGTGGATATCAAAGGCAAGGATGGCTGGGTGCCACTACACTATGCTGCCTGGCAAGGTCATCTCTCCATTGTAAAGCTTCTGGCAAAACAGCCGGGTGTGAATGTGAATGCACAGACGGTGGATGGAAGGACCCCGCTGCACCTGGCAGCACAAAGAGGGCATTACAGAGTTGCCCGCATTCTTATAGAACTACAGTCTGATGTCAACATACGGAACGTGCTTCTGCAGACGGCTCTCCACATAGCTGCTGAAACTGGCCATACCAGCACTTCGAGGCTGCTTCTCAATCGTGGCGCAGAAATAGAGGTAGCAACAGCGGAGGGATACACCGCACTTCATTTAGCCGCTCGCAATGGACATCTAGCAACTACCAAACTATTGCTAGATGAAATGGCTAATGTTCTGGCTAGAGGCCCTTTGAACAGGACAGCGCTCCACCTCGCTGCTGAAAATGGACATGCCGAAGTAGTCGAGGAACTCGTCAATTCAGAAAATGTGAATGATTCTGATGAGGAAGGGCTGACCACTCTTCATCTGGCAGCGAGAGGCGGGCATGCAAAAACAGTTGAGATTCTATTAAAACATGGGGCCCTTGCTGACTTGCAAAGCCTCAAGTTTCAGACTCCACTGCAGCTGGCTAAGCAAAGTGGGAACAGCTCTGTTGTCATGCTGCTAAGTGAGACTTAG